CCCGCTGTGCCGCCTCGATGCAACGCTCGAGTTGCTCGGCGGTCAGATTCACAAACACCGGCTCCGGAGGCAGTTCGTCTCCGAGCATCTGCCGCAGAATGTCCAGTGGCTCGCGCTTGAGCATCGGCGCCAGTCCGTGCTCGACCAGCGTGCGCAAGTGGATGCGGTCAGGCAGCGTGGGATCGTCAGCCTTCATGCATCAACGAGGTGATCGAACAGCCCTTGCTCAAGCGGCATCAGCGCCGCCTGCTCGGCCTTGAAGAAGTCAGCCTTCGTCTTGCCCATCGATTTACCGCGGCGCGTGTGGCAATCGAACGCGTAGTCAGGAACCGGCACATATTCCGGCGCGCTGCGCAGTTCATCGGCCAACGTGTCGGGATCAATGCCGCGCACTTCATCGTAAACGAAGTTCTGCAGGTGGTCCGCATCACGGCTCTTCTTGGCAGCACACAGAAGGATCACTGCTTTCGAAATGAAGATGCGGCCACGGGCGCGGCGGCCGGAGAGGTTCGCGTTGATCATGGCATACGAATCATGCAGCGCTTTGATCTCTTGGGTAATAATTCCCCAGCAGTCCTCGGCCGACACCGTGAGCAGTCGCTTCCACACGTAGTTGCCGAAGCCGCTGGCCCAGAGTTCCAGAGCCCAATAACCGGCGTATTGGGTTTCTCCGCGTCGGATGGCCTTCTGCATCGCCGAGCTTACCTCGCCGAAGTCATATCCTCTGATCGTCCGTAATTTCATGCCGTGCCCTTTGAGGCCGAACATGTCTGGTGTGAAGTTTTGCATCCCCTTTGGCCTCTCGCAGGAAACGCACTGAATCCATCAGTTTTTTTCACCATTTTTCGCATCCCGCAAAGGGTATCGCCTGGCAGGCACAGAACCTAATTTCCTCGGGGGTGCATTGAGGGTGCGGCATTGACTCGGTGCTGCGCGTATCGCGTAGTAGCACCATGACTCGGAAGAAGTTTTCCAAGCTACTGAAGGACTATCGTGAAAGACGCGGATTCACGCAGGAAGACGCGGCTAAGCACTTGGGCGTTTCCGTGCGCACGCTGCAGAACTGGGAGATCGCTCGGAACATGCCGAGGGCCTTCGGGCTCAAGGCTCTTGTTGCCGCTCTCAAAAGACCTGAACAAAAAGAACGAAACCGCCTTCCGACTTAACTCACTACGAATCTGTAACACACGCAGTTGGGGTAGGTTTGGCCCGGAACCAAGGTTGAGGAGGGAAATGTCGGGTGGTTGGGAGCGTCGGGAAAGTTTTGCGGTTCAAGGCAGAGGCCGGCGCGGGGGCCGTAGTTCCGGCCGGCGTGGCCGGTGACTGAACCATCTAGGAAACTCCCGTCATAGAATTGGATGCCGGGCTGGTTGGTTGAGATTTCCAGCATGCGGCCACTTCGCGGGTCCGAGAGACGCGCTGCCAAGACGAGGTCGTCCGCCGCCGCGGAACGATCAAGCACCCAGCAGTGATCATACTCCAAATCTTCCTGGTTTCGCACTGTGCACGGCTGGCGAAAATCCATCGGCGTTCCGGCTACGGATCGGATTTCGCCGGTGGGAATCTTGCCGTCCGTCACAGGAAGATAGGCGTCCGCGAAAAGTTGCAAGACATGTCCGTCGATATTCGGCGCCTCTCCTCCGGACAAATTCCAATACGGATGGTGCACCAGATTGACGATGGTCGGCGCATCGCTGACGGCTTCCGCGGTCCAAGTCAACCAGCGCTCCGGCCCCACGCGATACGTCACGGTTGCTCTGAGGTTGCCAGGATAGCCCTCCTCCCCGTCTGGAGAGCAGTAGAACCTATCCCAAAACCTCTTTCATGAGGAGAAGAGCGCAGGCGAAATGAAGAAAACCTTGGAAAGCGAGTTGGGATTTTTCCCAGCGAATGCAAAGGCGCCGGTAGTTTTGTAGCCACGCGATGGTGCGTTCGACAGTCCAACGACGTTTGTAGCGACGCAAGGCGCGGCCGTCCTGCGAGACGCGTCGGTTGGCTCGTTTGGGCGCAATCATTTCCATGCCTTGCAGGGCGAGTTTTTCATCCAAGGCATCGCTATCGTAGGCCTTGTCGCCGATGACTCGTTCGGGCAACTCGGAGCTGAGCATGAAGCCGAAGAGTTCCTGGATGAGGCTGCTTTCATGCGGGTGGGCCGGAGCTGTGCTAACCGCCAACGGCAGTCCCTTGGCATCGACCAAAATCATGATTTTCAATCCTTTGCCGGCCTTGGTGCAGCCGATGCCTGCGCCACCGCCTTTGGCTTTGG
The window above is part of the Chthoniobacterales bacterium genome. Proteins encoded here:
- a CDS encoding IS5 family transposase codes for the protein MVMLILSKTQLDVLEMLVPVHAVSRKGGRPPIEKRRALAGIFWVLDNGAKWKDLPKRFGSKSSVHRWFLRWVRAGVFDHLMRSMGRLVEEQARFRLYECFVDGTFAKAKGGGAGIGCTKAGKGLKIMILVDAKGLPLAVSTAPAHPHESSLIQELFGFMLSSELPERVIGDKAYDSDALDEKLALQGMEMIAPKRANRRVSQDGRALRRYKRRWTVERTIAWLQNYRRLCIRWEKSQLAFQGFLHFACALLLMKEVLG
- a CDS encoding helix-turn-helix transcriptional regulator — encoded protein: MTRKKFSKLLKDYRERRGFTQEDAAKHLGVSVRTLQNWEIARNMPRAFGLKALVAALKRPEQKERNRLPT